The nucleotide window ttaatctagaggttaaaataaaatttttttagtttgattctGAGTGAACCAATTCTGTATTGAGTTCAAACTCAGATCTAAAATTATACCAATTCAATAAGCTTGAAACAAATCAATACTCATTTGTACTCCTAATTTACTGGAAATTGAATGAAGTTTTAAAGTtactttgatttaaaaaaaaaaaaaaaaaaaaagaaagaaagaaaatgtacAATTCTGGAACGTTAGACCTAAACTATCTTTGACTTTATGCGCAGAAAAGAgcctaaaaataataattaaaaataggaattggactttaaaaaattaagggaaaagaacaatttctcacccaaattttagtctaatatgGAGAAtatcaataacaaataaaaaattcaaatatctacctATAAACTAATtaccatccaaattttcaattagaaataggagtaaaattattattttatctataaagcctaaaactttaaaatttatatcattttcacccttcaagtttaaaaaaaaaacacttcaacccatatttaaagtttaaaaagttcagATTTTACTTCtaaagtttgtttttttctcaTACCACTATCATTTCGATCGATAGTCGACGTTTTTCATAGATCTTTTAGATCTATCTATGAAAGATGATGAAGGATAGTCATCTAGACATGATGATGAAGGACGACGTTTCATCGTTTAGAAAACTAGACGAAGGATGACACTTTATCTTTTGGAAGACTCGACGAAGGATGACACTTCATCGTCTTTCGTCGCATCATCCAAAAGTGACGATAAATCATCCTTCGTCAACTCTTCCCGATCTAGATGACAAAGGATTGTCCTTTGTTAGAGAAAAACTTTGCTTCTTCTTGATCGTCGATCGGTTTCCTAAGCTATCGGAGATGAAACCTGAAAAGGGAGAGAATgaattttttgaagtttaatcATAGgaataaatatgagttttttaaattaaaagagaaataataaaaaattttaggttttaggatttataaataaaataatgattttatcattatttttaactaaaaatttacttatagataaatatttaaatattttatctatcgtatatgagtttaaattttaacacaaacacgggtggaaaattgtccttcTTCCCAAAAATTAAATACGAAAAATCAAAGCCTACCCGCAATGACACAGCGCTCAAGATTCTTGATTGTCAAGTAAAGCGGGCAAGAAAAAAGGAAACGCCTTGACGTAAGCATGATAAAAAATAAGCTTACATGAAAGCGGGAAAATTCAACAGCGAACCCACAGTTTCACCATCCCCCGTAGTCAgactatataatataaaataccaTAATTTATGAGCTagttatcaatttttaattttttcccattTATAACCCTGATCGTTATCATTCATCAACAATAATGCATATTGACatgttttgtcaaattttattggACGATCTCTTTTTATCAACCCAGTGAGTAGTGGGGCTGATATCactcttaaaaaaattatatctcaaaaattaataattaaaattaaaaaacttaaaaccatataaactttatattaaacgTCTATGTTATAAAActtacattaaaaatttatatttttttatgtcagATCTAAATCTTATATTTCACCCTTAAGATATAACCAGATATTGTTATAAGTTCTTCTTAATACCCAAATTAAATATGTCTAGATATttatgcctatatatatatatatatttattgtagtTGGTAGGTCAATGGCTGGCATATTAAATGAGGtaaactttttataaaattaatctgcAGTGTTTTGAAATGTTCAAAGATATTGTAAGATTCATATGGGATGGGAACATCTTCTCGTTAATGAAAGCAAGGGAggcatctatatatatatagaaagggtaaaataaatgattattttaatcaatataccTACCTCCTGCCCtaaacaatgaaaaatataaaaattattgtcaCCCACCAAATTATGTGATTTAGACACATTTGACTTCCTTTTCCTCCCAACATCTCAACTTATCTGATTAATTAATGAGAGTTTCAACTGTGTGAACCAAGAATTGATTTGATGTGATGGCCATGGCTGGTACATAGGTTACATAAGCTTCAGTTTGACCACCTAATCAATAATGCAGCCATCCGTAATGTAATGGTCAGATTTGAAGTTGGTAGAGAGACTGGGGAGGCTGTAGAACAAATTGCATAAGCGAATTGAATAAATGGAGTCTGTGGAAACAACCCTTCATTGCGTGTTGAAGATGTCTGCTTATTCTTTGAAAAGGTCTTCGATTGAAGGCTTGACTGATTCTTATATGGGCTTAATGGTAACAGAGACCAATAGTTTTCATTAACTTTAGGCTGTAGTAGGTAACGAACAGATAAGAATTATGTACGTTTGCTTGATCAAAAATTGCAACAAGGACTGCCCAGCTGCCCATGTCATCCCTCACATGTTGACTCTAATGctttaaataatttcaattacACCCTCAAATAAACAAACCTCAAGAACCCTCAATACTTAAATTTCAATTGCCTctcaaataaaccaaaaatcaaTTCCAAAACCAatctaaatgaaattttagattagGGTTGGACCGAAGTAAGTTTATTCGAATTTGAATAAACCTGAATAGAAACAAGAGGTAAATGAAAATGAACCTGAATATGAGTTGGGAAGTAGTAGGAAAAATAAATCCAAACTCAAACATGAACAGAGATCGTGCATACTCGGCTCGTAAGCTAAGTATAGCTTgcataattacaaaaaaaaaaaaggaagaacgTTGTTTAGGGGAGTTAAGCTAAACATCTTATGCAAACCCGAGACAAGTTTGACCCGTCTATGCGAACCCAATTAGGTATAAACCGATcatgaatttttaaatcattaagCGAACTGAATATAAACTAGTATTTCTCCATACTCAATGAGTCTAAGtcaaaaacgagccgagcccaTTGAAAAAACAAGCTTCATCTTATTCGAAtttagtttggttcaaatctaatattattttaaattataagtaaCAGCTATCGTATTAACCCCTCCGCCACGGCCCCCGCCACCGTTTACTTTGcggattattttatttacttgtgAAAGCTGATTCTTTCTCTTGTAATACAATTGGTTtgccatttatttttttttatggtagCGTTAAATGATGGACTTCTTATAAACAAGTCATAATGAATATCTTGTAATTCGGTTAATTCAATGTTGAACTGAGGCGCCATGCCATCCTCGctgtattatttaattcaaccttataattattagaaaatatcGCAGATGATAACATCAGCGTTGAATAAATTATTGTGTGCTGGCTAATCCCATTGACCCACGACGTTCTTTGGTTTGGTGTGAATTGAAATACTTGCATTCCATTCATCACCTTCTTCCATATTCAACCTTTCAAAGCTTTTATATATTGCCTCCATCTGCATATTTTTAGCCAACTCAACCCAGCATAAGCCATTTGTTAGAGCAGAAATGGCACTATCCGCCGTATTCCAAGACAGTTCTTTCCTCAAAGAGGGCCTTGTGGCTGTTCTTCTCTTCATCATAACACGCTATGTCGTCCGTTCTCTCTTCAGGAAATCAAGGCCGCCGCTCCCTCCAGGGCCACGGGGGTTCCCCATCGTCGGCGCCCTGCCCCTCATAGGCAGCATGCCGCATGTCAGCTTTGCCAAAATGGCCAAAAAGTACGGGCCAATCATGTATCTGAAATTCGGAAGCCAAGACATGGTCGTGGCATCGACTCCGGAAGCCGCCAAAGCCTTCCTCAAAACCCACGATCTGAATTTCTCCAGCCGTCCGATCGATGCAGGCGTCCACCATTTGGCCTATGATGGGCAAGACATGGTTAATGCTGAATATGGACCAAGGTGGACATTGTTGCGGAAAGTGTGTAACACTCATATGTTTGGAAGTAAGGCTATCGAAAATTGGGCTCATATTCGTGTCGCTGAGGTCGGCCTGATGCTTCAGGATATGCTGGAGGCTAGCGGGAAAGGCGAGCCGGTGTTGATGCCGACAATGTTATCTTATCTCACGGCGAATGTGATCGGCCAGGTGGTGCTCAGCCGTCGGGTTTTTGCATCAAACAGCTCGGAATCGAATGAGTTTAAGGTTCTGGTGGTGGAGATGATGAAATACGCAGCGGTTTTATTGGTTAAGGACATTATCCCGGCCTTAGGTTTCTTGGACAGAGGaactgaaaagaaaatgaaggaattgCACAAACAGATCGATGCAATGGTAACGAAGATGATTGACGAACATATTGCCACCAGTCATGAGCGTAAAGAACACCCTGATTTGCTTGACGTTATTTTAACTTACCGAGACAAGCCAGACGGCGAGAGACTAAGCACCGAAAACATCAAAGGACTCCTCCTGGTACGTCTCTTCACAAATAACTTCtctttgaattttattgatttcagTTTCAGTTTTGACTTAACTGACATTAATGGTTTATAACTTATTGTAGAACTTATTTGTGGCCGGCACGGATACATCATCGAGCATAATTGAATGGGCACTGACGGAGTTGTTGAAAAAGCCAACAATTTTCAAGAAGGCACAGGAGGAGATGGATCAAGTAATCGGAAGAGGCCGAAGACTTGAAGAATCAGACATCCCAAAACTCCCCTACCTACAGGCCATATGCAAAGAGACATTGAGAAAACACCCATCAACCCCGCTCAACCTCCCTCGGCTCGCATCCGAAGATTGCGTTGTAAACGGTTACTTCATCCCCAAAAACACTCGGCTCCAGATTAACATTTATGCCATCGGCCGCGACCCCGACGTGTGGGAGAACCCATTAGAGTTTACTCCAGAGCGGTTTTTGACAGAGAAGAACAAGAAGATTGATCCAAGAGGAAACGACTTCGAATTGATCCCATTTGGAGCAGGAAGAAGAATTTGTGCCGGAGTGAGAATGGGAATGGTTCAAGTTGAGTATGTTT belongs to Mangifera indica cultivar Alphonso chromosome 2, CATAS_Mindica_2.1, whole genome shotgun sequence and includes:
- the LOC123201698 gene encoding flavonoid 3',5'-hydroxylase 1-like → MALSAVFQDSSFLKEGLVAVLLFIITRYVVRSLFRKSRPPLPPGPRGFPIVGALPLIGSMPHVSFAKMAKKYGPIMYLKFGSQDMVVASTPEAAKAFLKTHDLNFSSRPIDAGVHHLAYDGQDMVNAEYGPRWTLLRKVCNTHMFGSKAIENWAHIRVAEVGLMLQDMLEASGKGEPVLMPTMLSYLTANVIGQVVLSRRVFASNSSESNEFKVLVVEMMKYAAVLLVKDIIPALGFLDRGTEKKMKELHKQIDAMVTKMIDEHIATSHERKEHPDLLDVILTYRDKPDGERLSTENIKGLLLNLFVAGTDTSSSIIEWALTELLKKPTIFKKAQEEMDQVIGRGRRLEESDIPKLPYLQAICKETLRKHPSTPLNLPRLASEDCVVNGYFIPKNTRLQINIYAIGRDPDVWENPLEFTPERFLTEKNKKIDPRGNDFELIPFGAGRRICAGVRMGMVQVEYVLGSLIHAFDWKLPEGVKELDMEEIFGLTLQKAVPLTAMVSPRLAPHAYV